The genomic region ATGTTAAAATAAAGATAATGTATAACTTTTGAGGAGGTCAGATCATGGACGGTATGTTTGAAAATAATCAAATGCCCCATAGTAATGAAGCGGAACAATCTGTATTGGGTGCTATTTTTCTAGATCCAGAATTGATGTCATCTACGCAAGAAATCTTGCTACCTGAATCATTTTATCGAGCAGCACACCAACATATTTTCCGTGCCATGATGAACCTAAATGAAGATGGTAATGATATTGATATTGTAACAGTGTTAGATCGATTGACCCAAGATGGTGTACTAGGGGAGTCTGGAGGGGCACAGTATCTAGCAGAGATTACTTCAAATGTACCAACGACTCGAAATATTCAATATTACACAGATGTTGTCTTCAAAAATGCGATTAAACGTAAGCTTATTCATACCGCTGATAATATTGCACGTGATGGCTATAATAGCGAGCTTGATCTTGATACTATTTTAAATGATGCTGAAAAAAGTATTTTAGAGATTTCATCAACGCGTGAAAGTGAAGGTTTTAAAGATATTCGCGACGTACTTGGCCAAGTATATGATAATGCAGAATCATTAGATCAAAATAGCGGTCAAACGCCAGGTATTCCAACAGGCTATCGCGATTTAGATCAGATGACAGCAGGCTTTAACCGAAATGACTTGATTATTTTGGCAGCTCGACCTTCTGTAGGTAAGACTGCCTTCGCGCTTAATATTGCTCAAAAAGTAGCCACGCATGAAGATCACTATACTGTAGGTATCTTCTCATTAGAGATGGGAGCCGATCAGTTAGCTACGCGTATGATATGTAGTTCAGGCAATGTAGATT from Staphylococcus felis harbors:
- the dnaB gene encoding replicative DNA helicase; this translates as MDGMFENNQMPHSNEAEQSVLGAIFLDPELMSSTQEILLPESFYRAAHQHIFRAMMNLNEDGNDIDIVTVLDRLTQDGVLGESGGAQYLAEITSNVPTTRNIQYYTDVVFKNAIKRKLIHTADNIARDGYNSELDLDTILNDAEKSILEISSTRESEGFKDIRDVLGQVYDNAESLDQNSGQTPGIPTGYRDLDQMTAGFNRNDLIILAARPSVGKTAFALNIAQKVATHEDHYTVGIFSLEMGADQLATRMICSSGNVDSNRLRTGTMTEEDWNRFTVAVGKLSRTKIFIDDTPGIRITDIRSKCRRLKQEHGLDMIVIDYLQLIQGSGSRFSDNRQQEVSEISRMLKAIARELECPVIALSQLSRGVEQRQDKRPMMSDIRESGSIEQDADIVAFLYRDDYYNRGGDEDDDEDGGFEPQTNDENGEIEIIIAKQRNGPTGTVKLHFMKQYNKFTDIDYAHADMM